From Fundulus heteroclitus isolate FHET01 chromosome 14, MU-UCD_Fhet_4.1, whole genome shotgun sequence, the proteins below share one genomic window:
- the naa40 gene encoding N-alpha-acetyltransferase 40 yields the protein MGRKSNKAKEKKARRLEERAAMDAVCAKVDAANKLDDPLAAFPAFKKYDRNGLNLQIECKRVTSLNPLAVEWAFELTRANMQTLYEQSEWGWKEREKREEMNDERAWYLLARDADSTPLAFSHFRFDVECGEEVLYCYEVQLESKVRRKGLGKFLIQILQLIANSTQMKKVMLTVFKHNHGAYQFFREALQFEIDETSPSMSGCCGDDCSYEILSRRTKHGEASAGHTHGGGHCGGCCH from the exons atgggg AGGAAATCCAACAAAGCGAAGGAGAAGAAGGCCCGGCGTCTGGAGGAGAGGGCAGCGATGGACGCTGTGTGTGCAAAGGTGGACGCAGCCAATAAG CTTGACGACCCTCTGGCTGCCTTCCCCGCCTTCAAAAAGTACGACAGAAATGG GTTGAACCTGCAGATAGAGTGCAAGAGAGTGACCTCCCTCAACCCGCTGGCCGTGGAGTGGGCCTTCGAACTCACCAGAGCCAACATGCAGACACT ATACGAGCAGAGCGAGTGGGGGTGGAAGGAGAGGGAAAAGCGAGAGGAGATGAACGACGAGAGGGCGTGGTACCTGCTGGCCCGCGACGCCGACTCCACCCCCCTGGCCTTCTCCCACTTCCGGTTTGACGTGGAGTGCGGGGAGGAGGTTTTATACTG CTACGAGGTGCAGCTGGAGAGCAAAGTGAGGAGGAAAGGACTCGGCAAGTTTCTCATCCAGATCCTGCAGCTCATCGCTAACAG CACACAGATGAAGAAAGTGATGTTGACGGTCTTCAAACACAACCACGGAGCTTACCAGTTCTTCAGAGAAGCTCTACA GTTCGAGATCGACGAGACCTCGCCGAGCATGTCGGGCTGCTGCGGCGACGACTGCTCCTACGAGATCCTCAGCAGGCGGACCAAACACGGCGAGGCCTCGGCGGGCCACACCCACGGCGGCGGCCACTGTGGCGGCTGCTGCCACTAA